GGTAGTCTTGCCCTTTACTTCAAACAGACTATTCGTCAGTAACTCAACCAGCCGGTTCAGAGCCTTGGTACTGGCATCCACCCATCGGAGTGTTTCAGTTATCCCGGATTTTTCAACAAATTCTTTCCACAGTCTTGCTGGAATACCGAATCTGGCATGGGAGGCAATCTGTTGCTTAGGAGTCTGAATTTTTTCGTTGAGTAAATAATCCCTTACCTTTTGTTCGTTAAGGTCTGGCAGCCAGTTGATGCGGCATGTAAAGTGATACTGCTTTTCGGCCAGATATCTTGCCCCCCAGGACGAAAGCTTTAAAACCGCTGGTCCGCTGAAACCCCAGTGTGTGATCAGCAACGGGCCACGCCATTCCAGCTTTGTGCCCGAAATTCTCACCAGGCAATCCGTTATGGAAACACCGGCAAGATGTGGCAGGCCGTTTTCGGGAACATTAAAAGTGAATAAGGAAGGGAGAGGTGCTATGATTTTATGACGATGCTCGCTCAGCCAGTCGAACCCCGTGATCCGGGGATAACCGCCACATGCGACCAGAATTTTCTGCGCCTCGATCATTTCACCGGAATCCGTTTTGATCAGGAAACTGGATAGCCCATTCACAGGAGAAAGGGAAAAAGAATCAACTCCAGTACTGGTTCGGACTTCAATACCGGCTTTCTTCGCTTCCCGAAGCAGGCATTCTATGATGGTATGAGAGGAATCTGTAACCGGGAACATACGCCCGTCTGGCTCGGTTTTGAGTTTTACCCCTCGCTGTTCGTACCATTTTACCGTGTCTGATGCGTCAAACTGGGTAAATAGTTTTCGTAAGAGTTTTTCCCCACGGGGATAATTTTTGACAAAAAAACGCATGTCAGACGGATCGTACGTGACGTTACAGCGGCCGCCTCCGGAAATACGGACTTTATTAAGTACCGATCGGTTTTTTTCAAGAATTGTAATTTTGACATTCGGGTATGTCTCAGCTGTAGTAATTGCTGCCATAAAGCCCGCGGCCCCCCCGCCAATGATTACAATATGCATAGTCTGAATCTGAGGATAATTTTACAAAAATGATCACTTAGGCAGGATAACTGCAAATTGTTTTTACATCTTCCTCAGATAATGGTCATTTTCCTTTTCGATCAGCAAAAAATTTCGAGCGCTGAGCCTTTGTTGATTTTTGGTAATTGTGCTTTTACTCAAGCATTTGAAGGAAGAAGCCGCAAGTAATGCAAGGAGAGGCCGGATCGGGTAATAAAGTTTGAAATGGAGTGACGATTATTTTTTAACTTTGTACCTCACTCGAAACGCACTAAAAGAATTTCATTATGAAGTACCAGCTTACATCGCAACAAATTGCATCCAAGGTTGCCGGAGAAACAGTTATACTCAACTACGCTAAAGGTTCCTATTATGGTTTGGATGAAGTTGGTGTTTTGGTCTGGGATAATCTGGAAAGAGGCCCTCAGACTTTGGATTCGCTCTGCGAGGCGGTTACCGCAGAATATGAAATTGATGGCGATACCTGCCGAAACGATGTAGCGCTGCTGTTAAAGGAGTTGGTGGAAGAGAGCCTTGTAAAAGAAACTGAATAGCTCTTTGGGAAAGTTATCTAGGTACTGGAATCGGTGGGTAGCACTG
This portion of the Dyadobacter sp. CECT 9275 genome encodes:
- a CDS encoding PqqD family protein translates to MKYQLTSQQIASKVAGETVILNYAKGSYYGLDEVGVLVWDNLERGPQTLDSLCEAVTAEYEIDGDTCRNDVALLLKELVEESLVKETE
- a CDS encoding BaiN/RdsA family NAD(P)/FAD-dependent oxidoreductase, which produces MHIVIIGGGAAGFMAAITTAETYPNVKITILEKNRSVLNKVRISGGGRCNVTYDPSDMRFFVKNYPRGEKLLRKLFTQFDASDTVKWYEQRGVKLKTEPDGRMFPVTDSSHTIIECLLREAKKAGIEVRTSTGVDSFSLSPVNGLSSFLIKTDSGEMIEAQKILVACGGYPRITGFDWLSEHRHKIIAPLPSLFTFNVPENGLPHLAGVSITDCLVRISGTKLEWRGPLLITHWGFSGPAVLKLSSWGARYLAEKQYHFTCRINWLPDLNEQKVRDYLLNEKIQTPKQQIASHARFGIPARLWKEFVEKSGITETLRWVDASTKALNRLVELLTNSLFEVKGKTTFKEEFVTCGGIALDDIDPQTLESKVVPGLFFAGEVLDVDGITGGFNFQNAWTTGFVAGKNIGKNP